A DNA window from Setaria viridis chromosome 2, Setaria_viridis_v4.0, whole genome shotgun sequence contains the following coding sequences:
- the LOC117844071 gene encoding uncharacterized protein has protein sequence MAPSPANSSASSASSDDFSDAAPPQPAPAAVLQTVNVRSHVPILLDFDAANYSQWHCFFDSVLGKFGLDDHVRSPTPLAQRTAEWRQIDSCLVNWIYTTIAKNVFDLVHKPRITTFSLWSDVEGHFRDNELERAVLLEAEFRSVQQGDLCVHDYCTKLKRLADQLRDVGHPVSEPSQVLNLLRGLSPKYRHVKPVIKSKSPPHTFRSAMSYLLLEEASDSHDAKADVA, from the coding sequence ATGGCTCCATCGCCTGCCaactcttctgcttcctctgcctcctccgACGATTTCTCTGATGCAGCCCCTCCTCAACCAGCTCCGGCCGCCGTCCTTCAGACGGTGAACGTCCGCTCCCACGTCCCCATTCTGCTTGACTTTGATGCGGCCAACTACAGTCAATGGCACTGCTTCTTTGATTCTGTTCTCGGCAAGTTTGGCCTTGACGATCATGTGCGCTCTCCGACGCCGCTCGCCCAGCGCACCGCTGAGTGGCGCCAAATCGACAGCTGCCTCGTCAATTGGATCTACACCACCATTGCCAAGAACGTCTTCGATCTCGTCCATAAGCCCCGCATCACGACGTTCTCGCTGTGGTCTGACGTCGAGGGCCACTTCCGTGACAACGAGCTTGAGCGCGCTGTTCTTCTGGAAGCCGAATTCCGCAGCGTCCAGCAAGGCGACCTGTGCGTCCACGACTACTGCACCAAGCTCAAGCGCCTCGCTGACCAGCTTCGCGATGTCGGCCATCCTGTTTCAGAACCAAGTCAGGTTCTCAACCTCCTCCGCGGACTCAGCCCCAAGTACCGTCATGTGAAGCCGGTAATCAAATCCAAGTCCCCACCCCACACCTTCCGCAGTGCGATGTCGTACCTGCTCCTGGAGGAGGCCAGCGACTCCCACGATGCCAAGGCGGATGTCGCGTAG